The sequence below is a genomic window from Candidatus Acidiferrales bacterium.
CTCGCTACCGGCTCCTGCGTGAGGAGCCGGCCGCCCGCGCCGACCACTCGATGCCAGGGAATGCCTCTGCCGGACGGGCAAGCAGCGATGGCGAATCCGGCAGTCCTGGCGCCGCCCGGCAGGCGAAGCATTTTGGCGAGTTGCCCGTACGTGACGACGCGCCCGCGCGGAATGCGCTTCACAAGGGCATAGACTTTGCCCCATCCGCCCCGATTACGTTTCATTTTGCGTCCCAATACCAGATTGGCGCAGAACGTTCATTCATGTGCCGCTCCTCGAAGACCATTCAGAGCAATCCGTCGCGCCTCTATCCCGCATCTAATGAAGGAGAAGAGTGTGCAGCGTTTTGCGCAGCCAGGCCGCGCAGATGCTGGATGCTCGTTTGCAACCCCGCCTGATTGATTCGCTCTTACTAATTACCGA
It includes:
- a CDS encoding MGMT family protein is translated as MKRNRGGWGKVYALVKRIPRGRVVTYGQLAKMLRLPGGARTAGFAIAACPSGRGIPWHRVVGAGGRLLTQEPVASLQRRLLEGEGTHCDGKRVDIAAHQWTTALAGKSKSKKPRRN